From Mycolicibacterium cosmeticum, a single genomic window includes:
- a CDS encoding NuoB/complex I 20 kDa subunit family protein, which produces MGLEEQLPGGILLSTVEKVAGYVRKGSLWPATFGLACCAIEMMATAGPRFDIARFGMERFSATPRQADLMIVAGRVSQKMAPVLRQVYDQMAEPKWVLAMGVCASSGGMFNNYAVVQGVDHVVPVDIYLPGCPPRPEMLLNAILKLHAKIAEMPLGVNRAEAIAAAEQAALASRPTIELTGLLR; this is translated from the coding sequence ATGGGATTAGAGGAGCAGCTGCCCGGCGGCATCCTGCTGTCCACCGTCGAGAAGGTCGCCGGCTATGTCCGCAAAGGGTCGTTGTGGCCGGCGACGTTCGGGTTGGCCTGCTGCGCCATCGAGATGATGGCGACGGCCGGCCCACGGTTCGACATCGCCCGGTTCGGCATGGAGCGGTTCTCGGCCACGCCCCGGCAGGCCGATCTGATGATCGTGGCCGGCCGGGTCAGCCAGAAGATGGCGCCGGTGCTGCGACAGGTGTACGACCAGATGGCCGAGCCGAAATGGGTGCTCGCCATGGGCGTGTGCGCGTCATCGGGCGGCATGTTCAACAACTACGCGGTGGTCCAGGGTGTCGACCACGTGGTGCCGGTGGACATCTACCTGCCGGGCTGTCCCCCGCGTCCGGAGATGCTGCTCAACGCAATCCTCAAGCTGCACGCCAAGATTGCCGAGATGCCGCTCGGGGTGAACCGCGCCGAGGCGATTGCCGCGGCCGAACAGGCGGCGTTGGCGTCGCGGCCCACCATCGAGCTGACGGGGCTGCTGCGATGA
- a CDS encoding NADH-quinone oxidoreductase subunit C, translating into MSDARGANQQQMSDARGANQRQMSDDRDVEVIGTRRGMFGVQGSGDTSGYGRLVREVALPGSSPRPYGGYFDEIADRLTAVLGQDAYDAAVERVVVFRDELTLEVRREHLMAVAQTLRDDPALRFELCLGVSGVHYPDEHGRELHAVYPLMSITHNRRIRLEVTAPDADPHVPSLFSVYPTTDWHERETYDFFGILFDGHPALTRIEMPDDWVGHPQRKDYPLGGIPVEYHGAQIPPPDQRRSYN; encoded by the coding sequence ATGAGCGACGCTCGCGGAGCGAATCAACAACAGATGAGCGACGCTCGCGGAGCGAATCAACGACAGATGAGCGACGACCGCGATGTCGAGGTCATCGGCACCCGTCGCGGCATGTTCGGCGTGCAGGGGTCCGGTGACACGTCCGGATACGGCCGCCTGGTTCGCGAGGTGGCCCTGCCGGGCAGCTCGCCGCGGCCGTATGGCGGCTATTTCGACGAGATCGCCGACCGGCTGACCGCCGTGCTGGGCCAGGACGCGTACGACGCGGCCGTCGAACGCGTGGTGGTGTTCCGCGACGAGCTGACCCTGGAGGTGCGCCGCGAACACCTGATGGCGGTCGCCCAGACGCTGCGTGACGACCCGGCGCTGCGTTTCGAACTGTGCCTCGGGGTGTCCGGTGTGCACTACCCCGACGAGCACGGACGCGAACTGCACGCGGTGTATCCGCTGATGTCGATCACCCACAACCGCCGGATCCGGTTGGAGGTCACCGCACCGGACGCCGATCCGCATGTGCCGTCGCTGTTTTCGGTCTATCCGACCACCGACTGGCACGAACGCGAAACCTACGACTTCTTCGGCATCCTCTTCGATGGTCATCCGGCGCTGACCCGGATCGAGATGCCCGACGACTGGGTGGGCCACCCGCAACGCAAGGACTATCCGCTCGGTGGCATCC